The proteins below are encoded in one region of Pseudonocardia sp. DSM 110487:
- a CDS encoding globin has product MTDPQNFYAEVGGAPVFEKIVRRFYEQVAEDEVLRPLYPEEDLGPAEDRLRMFLEQYWGGPRTYSDQRGHPRLRMRHAPFKVGPIERDAWLRCMRVAVDDAGLDPAHRDQLWQYLTYAAASMVNSPF; this is encoded by the coding sequence GTGACCGATCCTCAGAACTTCTACGCCGAGGTCGGCGGAGCCCCGGTCTTCGAGAAGATCGTCCGGCGCTTCTACGAACAGGTGGCCGAGGACGAGGTGCTGCGGCCCCTCTACCCGGAGGAGGACCTCGGCCCGGCCGAGGACCGGCTGCGGATGTTCCTCGAGCAGTACTGGGGCGGCCCGCGCACCTATTCGGACCAGCGCGGCCACCCCCGGCTGCGGATGCGCCACGCCCCGTTCAAGGTCGGCCCCATCGAGCGCGATGCCTGGCTGCGGTGCATGCGGGTGGCCGTCGACGATGCCGGGCTGGATCCGGCCCACCGCGACCAGCTGTGGCAATACCTCACGTATGCGGCGGCAAGTATGGTGAACAGCCCCTTCTGA
- a CDS encoding SDR family NAD(P)-dependent oxidoreductase — MTENGRTAVLTGAASPRGIGRATADRLAGEGWAVAVLDIDADQARAAAAEIGAAHGVPALGVGVDVSDQAAVDAAIAEVEAGLPPIVGLANLAGISSPVPFMNETVEGWDRVFAINMRGTFIVTQRVLHGMIERKKGRVVSVSSVSAQRGGGTYSKVAYSASKAAIIGFTRALAREVGEHGITVNAVAPGPIDTDIMGGTLTDERKAAMAADTLLGRVGTRDEVAALIAFLLGDDAGWITAATYDINGGLQIS, encoded by the coding sequence ATGACCGAGAACGGACGTACCGCCGTGCTGACGGGCGCGGCCTCCCCGCGCGGTATCGGCCGCGCCACCGCCGACCGGCTGGCAGGCGAGGGCTGGGCGGTCGCGGTGCTCGACATCGACGCCGACCAGGCGCGGGCTGCGGCCGCCGAGATCGGTGCCGCTCACGGCGTGCCGGCGCTCGGCGTCGGCGTGGACGTCTCCGACCAGGCCGCCGTCGACGCGGCGATCGCGGAGGTGGAGGCCGGCCTGCCGCCGATCGTCGGGTTGGCCAATCTCGCGGGCATCAGCTCGCCCGTCCCGTTCATGAACGAGACGGTGGAGGGCTGGGACCGCGTCTTCGCGATCAACATGCGTGGCACCTTCATCGTCACCCAGCGGGTGCTGCACGGGATGATCGAGCGGAAGAAAGGCCGGGTCGTCAGCGTCTCGTCGGTCTCGGCGCAGCGCGGCGGTGGCACGTACTCGAAGGTCGCCTACAGCGCGTCGAAGGCCGCCATCATCGGCTTCACCCGCGCGCTGGCCCGCGAGGTGGGGGAGCACGGCATCACCGTCAACGCGGTGGCCCCGGGGCCGATCGACACCGACATCATGGGCGGCACGCTCACCGACGAGCGCAAGGCCGCGATGGCCGCCGACACGCTGCTGGGGCGGGTGGGCACGCGCGACGAGGTCGCGGCGCTCATCGCGTTCCTGCTCGGCGACGACGCAGGCTGGATCACCGCGGCGACGTACGACATCAACGGCGGGCTGCAGATCTCGTGA
- a CDS encoding FadR/GntR family transcriptional regulator, protein MDLLFLVRRLAEQAVPEPGTGRLRLPTERELGASLEVSRGSLREQLSMLEMLGFLDRTQGRGSYLQVPDAGFLRLYFDLSRQLGQLTHEQFSAAREMLEISVAEAAAERVTDADVAELRGFVDEMVRAVDAGDQDRALEADLAFHRRLFTVVDNPIFTLMRDGLAHVLRGAVVDRRRLAAEREPLVDGATRPSDAVHFDVVEALVARDGAAAGAAMRRHFVVWRSATHS, encoded by the coding sequence ATGGACCTGTTGTTCCTGGTCCGCCGTCTCGCCGAGCAGGCGGTGCCGGAGCCGGGCACCGGTCGGCTGCGGCTGCCGACCGAGCGCGAGCTCGGGGCGAGCCTCGAGGTCAGTCGCGGGTCGCTGCGGGAGCAGCTGTCCATGCTCGAGATGCTGGGCTTCCTCGACCGGACCCAAGGGCGCGGCTCGTACCTCCAGGTCCCGGACGCCGGCTTCCTGCGGCTCTACTTCGACCTCTCCCGCCAGCTCGGCCAGCTGACCCACGAGCAGTTCAGCGCTGCCCGGGAGATGCTGGAGATCTCGGTGGCCGAGGCCGCGGCGGAGCGCGTCACCGACGCCGACGTGGCCGAGCTGCGCGGGTTCGTCGACGAGATGGTGCGCGCGGTCGACGCGGGCGACCAGGATCGCGCGCTGGAAGCCGACCTGGCGTTCCACCGTCGCCTGTTCACCGTGGTGGACAACCCGATCTTCACCCTGATGCGGGACGGCCTCGCGCACGTCCTGCGTGGCGCTGTCGTCGACCGCAGGCGGCTGGCCGCGGAACGTGAACCCCTCGTCGACGGGGCAACGCGGCCCTCGGACGCCGTGCACTTCGACGTGGTCGAGGCGCTCGTCGCCCGTGACGGCGCCGCCGCGGGCGCCGCGATGCGCCGCCACTTCGTCGTCTGGCGCTCTGCGACCCATTCCTAG
- a CDS encoding mechanosensitive ion channel family protein, translating into MTPAPLPTTPLSPAALPAAAVPDQPTCAADAGSWCAEFYKVTNSDFLARSADTIVSTTFNVALIVVLGVVARFLIHRTINRIVEGATNSRLSRLVGRAPRLRGTNGNGPITPRRAQRARTIGSVLRSISSTVILTVGAIMVLAEFGVALAPILASAGIVGVAVGFGAQNLVRDFLSGMFMLLEDQYGVGDIIDAGEASGVVEAVGLRITTLRDHQGTVWYVRNGEILRVGNKSQGYAVAVIDLPLAHAADIPSASALAERAATERVAEKDVADSVLEPPEMLGVERVGPEGVTLRLTVKVKPGEQFAVQRALNAAIADAFEDANVPRPSIFPGQDSSRPSIP; encoded by the coding sequence GTGACCCCCGCTCCCCTGCCCACCACTCCGCTGTCCCCCGCAGCCCTACCCGCAGCCGCCGTACCCGATCAACCCACCTGCGCTGCCGACGCAGGCAGCTGGTGCGCGGAGTTCTACAAGGTGACCAACAGCGACTTCCTCGCCCGTTCCGCGGACACCATCGTCTCCACGACGTTCAACGTGGCCCTGATCGTCGTGCTCGGCGTGGTGGCCCGGTTCCTGATCCACCGCACGATCAACCGCATCGTCGAGGGCGCGACCAACTCCCGGCTCTCCCGCCTCGTCGGTCGCGCGCCGCGGCTGCGCGGCACCAACGGCAACGGCCCGATCACCCCGCGCCGCGCCCAGCGGGCCCGCACCATCGGCTCGGTGCTGCGCTCGATCAGCTCGACCGTCATCCTCACGGTCGGCGCGATCATGGTGCTCGCCGAGTTCGGTGTGGCGCTCGCCCCGATCCTCGCCTCGGCGGGGATCGTCGGCGTCGCGGTCGGCTTCGGTGCCCAGAACCTCGTGCGCGACTTCCTCTCGGGCATGTTCATGCTGCTGGAGGACCAGTACGGCGTCGGCGACATCATCGACGCGGGCGAGGCCAGCGGCGTCGTCGAGGCCGTCGGGCTGCGGATCACCACGTTGCGGGACCACCAGGGCACCGTCTGGTACGTCCGCAACGGCGAGATCCTGCGTGTGGGCAACAAGAGCCAGGGCTACGCGGTCGCCGTCATCGACCTGCCGCTGGCCCACGCCGCCGACATCCCCAGCGCGAGCGCCCTCGCGGAGCGCGCCGCCACCGAGCGCGTCGCCGAGAAGGACGTGGCCGACTCCGTGCTCGAGCCACCCGAGATGCTCGGCGTCGAGCGCGTCGGGCCGGAGGGTGTCACGCTGCGCCTGACCGTCAAGGTCAAGCCCGGCGAGCAGTTCGCCGTGCAGCGGGCGCTCAACGCCGCCATCGCCGACGCCTTCGAGGACGCCAACGTCCCGCGGCCCTCCATCTTCCCCGGGCAAGACTCCTCCCGCCCGTCGATACCGTAG
- a CDS encoding NAD(P)-dependent oxidoreductase, whose protein sequence is MSTVTFVGIGAIGLPMARRLVDAGHDTTGVDKLPAALERAGAAGVPAVGDFGDAPRAEYVVAMVATPDQLAGLVTEALAGDVAGRRWIVMSTVGPESVRAQAARLTAAGASVLDVPVTGGVARAKTGELTLFASGPAADVTAARPVLDALGVVREVGDEVGEGQAIKVVNQHLCAVHIVAAAEALALAGKLGLDQAQVLSLVEQGAAGSFMLSDRGPRMLQGTDVDVTSAISIFVKDSGLVADAAGAVGARTPLLDVARDRYVQAADAGLSARDDSRVIETYEERTA, encoded by the coding sequence ATGTCAACCGTCACCTTCGTCGGGATCGGGGCCATCGGCCTTCCGATGGCTCGCAGGCTGGTGGACGCCGGCCACGACACGACCGGGGTCGACAAGCTCCCCGCCGCGCTCGAGCGGGCGGGCGCCGCCGGGGTACCCGCAGTCGGTGACTTCGGAGATGCGCCCCGCGCCGAGTACGTGGTCGCGATGGTGGCCACACCCGACCAGCTCGCCGGCCTCGTCACCGAGGCGCTCGCCGGGGACGTCGCAGGCCGGCGCTGGATCGTCATGAGCACGGTCGGACCGGAGTCGGTGCGTGCGCAAGCCGCACGGCTGACGGCGGCCGGCGCCTCGGTGCTCGACGTGCCCGTGACCGGCGGTGTCGCGCGCGCCAAGACCGGTGAGCTCACCCTCTTCGCCTCCGGCCCAGCCGCGGACGTCACCGCGGCGCGCCCGGTGCTCGACGCCCTCGGCGTCGTGCGCGAGGTCGGTGACGAGGTCGGCGAAGGACAGGCGATCAAGGTCGTCAACCAGCACCTGTGCGCCGTCCACATCGTGGCGGCCGCCGAGGCGCTCGCGCTCGCCGGCAAGCTCGGCTTGGACCAGGCCCAGGTCCTCTCGCTGGTGGAGCAGGGCGCAGCAGGCTCGTTCATGCTGTCCGACCGCGGCCCGCGCATGCTGCAGGGCACCGACGTCGACGTCACCAGCGCGATCTCGATCTTCGTCAAGGACAGCGGCCTCGTGGCCGACGCCGCAGGCGCGGTGGGCGCCCGCACCCCGCTGCTCGACGTGGCGCGGGATCGTTACGTGCAGGCCGCCGACGCGGGCCTGTCCGCGCGCGACGACTCGCGCGTCATCGAGACCTACGAGGAGAGGACGGCATGA
- a CDS encoding alpha/beta fold hydrolase, whose product MEHPGTEPAIVLMHGFPDNLHLYDRVVPQLAGRRVVAFDFLGWGRSDKPPGYPHTATNQVGEVEAVMDGLALEQAVLVAHDASGPPAIDWAVAHPERVSGLVLLNTYYGWHPALRAPEAIALYSTPLVRTIARAVVRRNERLDEKLFAWQVGRFIRDEAARAELVPRLYADFRAARPAFWRLNDDLLGTVISRRLRSRRLRHFDRPVRIVFGDADPYLNRRVAWRLHRLLPTSDLHLLATARHYVQVDEPGRVAELIASIGAR is encoded by the coding sequence GTGGAGCATCCCGGCACGGAGCCGGCCATCGTGCTGATGCACGGCTTCCCGGACAACCTGCACCTCTACGACCGGGTGGTCCCGCAGCTCGCCGGCCGGCGCGTGGTGGCGTTCGACTTCCTCGGCTGGGGTCGCTCCGACAAGCCGCCCGGCTACCCGCACACCGCGACCAACCAGGTCGGCGAGGTCGAGGCGGTGATGGACGGGCTGGCACTCGAACAGGCGGTGCTCGTCGCGCACGACGCCTCCGGCCCGCCTGCCATCGACTGGGCGGTCGCCCATCCCGAGCGGGTGTCCGGGCTCGTGCTGCTCAACACCTACTACGGCTGGCACCCCGCGCTACGGGCGCCGGAGGCGATCGCGCTCTACTCGACGCCGCTGGTCCGCACGATCGCGCGTGCCGTCGTCCGCCGCAACGAGCGGCTCGACGAGAAGCTGTTCGCCTGGCAGGTCGGGCGGTTCATCCGCGACGAAGCCGCGCGCGCGGAGCTCGTCCCGAGGCTGTACGCCGATTTCCGGGCCGCCCGCCCCGCGTTCTGGCGGCTCAACGACGATCTGCTCGGGACGGTGATCAGCCGGCGGCTGCGCTCGCGGCGGCTGCGCCACTTCGACCGCCCAGTGCGGATCGTGTTCGGCGACGCCGACCCGTACCTGAACCGCCGCGTCGCGTGGCGGCTGCACCGCCTCCTCCCGACGTCTGACCTGCACCTGCTGGCGACGGCGCGGCACTACGTCCAGGTCGACGAGCCCGGGCGGGTCGCCGAGCTGATCGCGTCGATCGGGGCGCGGTGA
- a CDS encoding prolyl oligopeptidase family protein produces MDAPYPTAPYPEAQRLDLVEELHGHRVADPYRWLEDPDDPRTRAWSAAQDLLTREHIDGLPGRDGLATRLTELMSAGSVSAPLWRAGRRFATRRAPGQEHAVLHVREPDGAERVLLDPIALDPTGRTTIDGWVPDLEGRLLAYQLSSGGDEHSVLHVLDVASGEDVEAPIDRCRYSDVAWLPGGEEFVFVRMVAEDEVPAGEQAFHRRIWRHRVGTPTTEDELVDGPGLYEEHTYYGVHVSRDGGWLVVTGNIGTARRDSVWIAELGDGDKIPPLTPLLTQADDVQCHAWVDRDGLLYLHTTDGAPRWRLAVTDPRTPAREHWRELVPEDPGSVLQAVRRLERPDGPPLLALARARHAVAEVALHDADGTLHSTVPLPGTGSLTGISVADRDTPAEAGRLWLGWTDLVTPPEVQRYDLTTGLMLREEAAPGAVDVPAVRTEHREFTSADGTTVRMFVISPPDASAPRPALITGYGGFGISRVPAYTASALAWVEAGGTFALVSLRGGGEEGEEWHLAGNRANKQNVFDDLHAAAAALIDAGDTAADRLAIMGGSNGGLLVGAALTQRPELYRAVVCSAPLLDMVRYEEFSLGRTWNDEYGTAADPDELGWLLNYSPYHHVHDGVAYPAVLFTVFDSDSRVDPLHARKMCAALQHASTGDPHTRPVLIRRETDVGHGARAVSRSVALAVDQLSFLAAHTGLELS; encoded by the coding sequence GTGGACGCTCCCTATCCGACTGCCCCCTACCCGGAGGCGCAACGCCTCGACCTGGTCGAGGAGCTGCACGGCCACCGCGTGGCCGATCCGTACCGGTGGCTCGAGGACCCGGACGACCCGCGCACGCGGGCGTGGTCGGCCGCGCAGGACCTGCTGACCCGGGAGCACATCGACGGCCTCCCCGGCCGGGACGGGCTCGCGACCCGGCTGACCGAGCTCATGTCGGCCGGGTCGGTGTCGGCTCCGCTGTGGCGCGCCGGTCGACGCTTCGCCACCCGCCGCGCGCCCGGGCAGGAGCACGCGGTGCTGCACGTCCGGGAGCCGGACGGTGCCGAGCGGGTGCTGCTCGACCCCATCGCGCTCGATCCCACCGGGCGCACCACGATCGACGGCTGGGTACCCGACCTGGAGGGCAGGCTGCTGGCCTACCAGCTCTCCAGCGGCGGCGACGAGCACTCGGTGCTGCACGTGCTGGACGTCGCCAGCGGGGAGGACGTCGAGGCGCCGATCGACCGCTGCCGCTACTCCGACGTCGCGTGGCTGCCCGGCGGCGAGGAGTTCGTGTTCGTGCGGATGGTCGCCGAGGACGAGGTGCCGGCCGGGGAGCAGGCGTTCCACCGCCGGATCTGGCGGCACCGGGTCGGCACTCCCACCACCGAGGACGAACTGGTCGACGGGCCGGGGCTCTACGAAGAGCACACCTACTACGGCGTGCACGTCTCGCGGGACGGCGGCTGGCTGGTCGTCACCGGCAACATCGGCACGGCCCGCCGCGACAGCGTGTGGATCGCCGAGCTGGGGGACGGCGACAAGATCCCCCCGCTGACGCCGCTGCTCACCCAGGCCGACGACGTGCAGTGTCACGCGTGGGTCGACCGCGACGGCCTGCTGTACCTGCACACCACCGACGGTGCGCCCCGCTGGCGGCTGGCCGTCACCGACCCGCGCACACCGGCCCGGGAGCACTGGCGCGAGCTCGTGCCCGAGGACCCCGGCTCCGTGCTGCAGGCCGTGCGGCGCCTGGAACGGCCGGACGGGCCGCCTCTGCTCGCGCTCGCCCGCGCCCGGCACGCCGTGGCCGAGGTGGCGCTGCACGACGCGGACGGCACCCTGCACAGCACCGTCCCGCTGCCCGGTACCGGCTCGCTCACCGGCATATCGGTGGCCGACCGCGACACCCCTGCCGAAGCCGGCCGGCTGTGGCTCGGCTGGACCGACCTGGTCACCCCTCCCGAGGTACAGCGCTACGACCTGACGACAGGGCTCATGCTCCGCGAGGAAGCGGCGCCAGGGGCCGTCGACGTGCCCGCCGTGCGCACCGAGCACCGCGAGTTCACCTCGGCCGACGGCACGACCGTCCGGATGTTCGTCATCAGCCCACCCGACGCGTCCGCCCCCCGGCCCGCGCTCATCACGGGCTACGGCGGCTTCGGCATCAGCCGGGTGCCTGCCTACACCGCGTCGGCGCTCGCCTGGGTCGAGGCAGGCGGCACGTTCGCGCTGGTGTCCCTGCGCGGCGGCGGTGAGGAGGGCGAGGAGTGGCACCTCGCCGGGAACCGCGCCAACAAGCAGAACGTCTTCGACGACCTGCACGCAGCGGCCGCCGCCCTGATCGACGCGGGCGACACCGCCGCCGACCGGCTCGCGATCATGGGCGGGTCCAACGGCGGGCTGCTCGTCGGCGCCGCGCTCACCCAGCGCCCCGAGCTGTACCGGGCCGTCGTCTGCTCGGCGCCGCTGCTGGACATGGTGCGCTACGAGGAGTTCTCGCTCGGCCGCACCTGGAACGACGAGTACGGCACGGCGGCCGACCCCGATGAGCTCGGCTGGCTGTTGAACTATTCGCCGTACCACCACGTCCACGATGGTGTGGCGTACCCGGCCGTGCTCTTCACCGTGTTCGACTCCGACTCGCGGGTAGACCCCCTGCACGCCCGCAAGATGTGCGCGGCCCTGCAACACGCCAGCACCGGCGACCCGCACACCCGTCCTGTCCTGATCCGCCGCGAGACCGACGTGGGCCACGGTGCCCGCGCCGTCTCCCGCAGCGTCGCGTTGGCGGTCGACCAGCTGTCCTTCCTCGCCGCACACACCGGTCTGGAGCTGTCGTGA
- a CDS encoding thioesterase family protein, giving the protein MAPFVAQVAVRWTDQDVFQHVNHAVTVTLLEEARIQLVFDEARAEGVRGFAEGLLVTGLSVDYKRQLAYRSRRLRVAMAVEDLRAAAFRIRYVMHDGPEEGDAVAVTAETRLATFDLSAQRPRRLTPEEREFLGRWAA; this is encoded by the coding sequence GTGGCACCCTTCGTCGCTCAGGTCGCTGTGCGCTGGACCGATCAGGACGTCTTCCAGCACGTCAACCACGCGGTCACCGTGACGTTGCTGGAGGAGGCGCGCATCCAGCTCGTCTTCGACGAGGCCCGGGCCGAGGGCGTTCGAGGCTTCGCCGAGGGACTGCTGGTCACGGGCCTGTCGGTGGACTACAAACGCCAGCTCGCCTACCGGTCCCGGCGGCTGCGGGTGGCGATGGCGGTGGAGGACCTGCGTGCGGCGGCGTTCCGCATCCGGTACGTCATGCACGACGGGCCGGAGGAGGGGGACGCCGTCGCCGTCACGGCCGAGACCCGGCTGGCCACGTTCGACCTGTCAGCCCAGCGGCCGCGGCGGCTCACGCCCGAGGAGCGGGAGTTCCTGGGGAGGTGGGCGGCGTGA
- a CDS encoding pyridoxamine 5'-phosphate oxidase family protein — MSLSTTDRTTLTRLRERARTDRADLHAVLDAGLVCHIGLVRDGAPVVLPTGYGRIDDTVYVHGSTGAGWLRIADGAPLCLTVTHVDGIVYARSVFHHSMNYRSAVVHGPARLVTDPAEALAGLRAIVEQLSPGSWEHAREPDRRELAATAVFAIDLGEASVKVRTGPPSDDEPDIAAGGRWAGVLPVRTVFGVPEPDPTLPPDASVPTHVADRPIPVVE; from the coding sequence GTGAGCCTCTCGACGACCGACCGCACCACCCTGACCCGCCTCCGCGAGCGCGCCCGCACCGACCGCGCCGACCTGCACGCCGTGCTCGACGCGGGGCTCGTCTGCCACATCGGGCTCGTCCGCGACGGCGCCCCGGTCGTGCTGCCCACCGGCTACGGCCGCATCGACGACACCGTCTACGTGCACGGCTCCACCGGCGCGGGCTGGCTCCGGATCGCCGACGGCGCCCCGCTCTGCCTCACCGTCACCCACGTCGACGGGATCGTCTACGCCCGCTCGGTGTTCCACCACTCGATGAACTACCGCAGCGCCGTGGTGCACGGTCCCGCGCGGCTCGTCACCGACCCCGCGGAGGCGCTGGCCGGGCTGCGCGCCATCGTCGAGCAGCTCTCGCCCGGGTCGTGGGAGCACGCCCGCGAGCCGGACCGTCGCGAGCTCGCCGCCACCGCGGTGTTCGCGATCGACCTCGGCGAAGCGAGTGTGAAGGTGCGCACCGGCCCGCCCAGCGACGACGAGCCCGACATCGCCGCGGGTGGCCGCTGGGCGGGTGTGCTGCCGGTACGCACGGTCTTCGGCGTCCCCGAGCCCGACCCGACGCTCCCGCCCGACGCCTCGGTGCCCACCCACGTCGCCGACCGCCCCATCCCGGTGGTCGAGTAG
- a CDS encoding PLP-dependent aminotransferase family protein, producing MAGPLSPDFGRPLVDLPPLSLDRTAPRPLAVQLADALRAATADGTLRAGDRLPSTRALATTLGVSRTVTSAAYDQLLAEGWAQGRRGSGTYVVGAPAGPRAVPRAAAALAPRPERTFVDLTAGTPCVAALDRAAWRRAWRAAADPAPDIGPDFVGLDAFRGVVVEHLLRHRGLPADPADVLATGGSTAAIGELARTLPAGARVAVEEPGYQRAVDALRDAGLDVTSVPVDAAGLVVDALPSGLAAVYCTPAHQYPTGSRLSAARRVALVERARAEGFLVLEDDYDGELRYDVAPLPLLAALGPDVVVHFGTASKLLTPTLGAGWLVAPPAVREAVLAARQRGGGRPARAGQRVFAAFGAHGDLARHLRRLRRELAGRRAAVVAAVRGAGRVVEGDAAGAHVVVPLPDAATERAVVASAAARDVRLDGLARHYAGAPAAAGIVLGYAGPTGDELERALAVVAEVLTRP from the coding sequence GTGGCAGGGCCACTTTCACCCGACTTCGGAAGGCCACTCGTGGACCTGCCGCCGCTGTCGCTGGATCGCACCGCTCCGCGCCCGCTCGCCGTCCAGCTCGCCGACGCCCTGCGCGCCGCCACCGCCGACGGCACGCTCCGAGCGGGCGACCGCCTGCCGTCGACACGCGCGCTCGCGACGACCCTCGGCGTCAGCCGCACCGTGACGAGTGCGGCGTACGACCAGCTGCTCGCGGAGGGCTGGGCGCAGGGCCGGCGCGGGTCGGGCACGTACGTGGTGGGGGCGCCCGCCGGACCTCGTGCCGTGCCGCGGGCAGCGGCCGCCCTCGCCCCACGGCCAGAGCGCACATTCGTCGACCTGACGGCAGGGACGCCGTGCGTCGCCGCGCTCGACCGGGCCGCCTGGCGACGCGCATGGCGGGCCGCCGCCGACCCCGCGCCCGACATCGGACCGGACTTCGTGGGACTCGACGCCTTCCGCGGCGTGGTGGTCGAGCACCTGCTGCGCCACCGCGGCCTGCCGGCCGACCCCGCCGACGTGCTCGCCACCGGCGGTAGCACGGCGGCCATCGGTGAGCTCGCGCGCACCCTGCCCGCGGGCGCCCGGGTGGCGGTGGAGGAGCCGGGCTACCAGCGCGCCGTCGACGCGCTACGCGACGCGGGACTCGACGTCACGAGCGTGCCGGTGGACGCCGCGGGCCTTGTGGTGGACGCGCTGCCGAGCGGCCTCGCGGCCGTCTACTGCACGCCGGCGCACCAGTACCCGACGGGCTCGCGGCTCTCTGCCGCGCGGCGGGTGGCGCTGGTGGAGCGGGCACGCGCAGAGGGGTTCCTCGTGCTGGAGGACGACTACGACGGCGAGCTGCGCTACGACGTCGCGCCGCTGCCGCTGCTCGCGGCGCTCGGGCCGGATGTGGTGGTCCACTTCGGCACGGCGAGCAAGTTGCTCACCCCGACGCTCGGCGCGGGCTGGCTGGTCGCCCCGCCCGCGGTGCGGGAGGCGGTGCTGGCCGCCCGCCAGCGCGGCGGCGGCCGTCCGGCGCGCGCGGGGCAGCGGGTCTTCGCCGCGTTCGGCGCCCACGGTGACCTGGCGCGTCACCTGCGACGGCTGCGGCGCGAGCTGGCCGGCCGCCGGGCCGCGGTCGTTGCCGCCGTCCGGGGCGCCGGGCGCGTCGTGGAGGGCGACGCGGCGGGCGCGCACGTCGTGGTCCCGCTGCCGGACGCGGCCACCGAGCGGGCGGTCGTGGCCTCGGCGGCGGCACGGGATGTCCGGCTCGACGGGCTCGCCCGCCACTACGCCGGAGCACCCGCCGCCGCGGGGATCGTCCTCGGCTACGCGGGCCCGACCGGCGACGAGCTGGAGCGCGCATTGGCGGTGGTGGCGGAGGTGCTCACCAGGCCATGA
- a CDS encoding glycoside hydrolase family 13 protein: MVYQIYVRSFSDADGDGIGDLDGIRARLGYLELLGVDAIWLTPFYTSPMADHGYDVADPRDVDPVFGDLAAFDRLIADAHEHGLRVTIDLVPNHTSREHEWFRVALDAAPGSPERARYHFRRGRGPNGDEPPNNWQSVFGGPAWTRVQDPDGSPGEWYLHLFAPDQPDLNWTNAEVWADLEKTLRFWLDRGVDGFRIDVAHGMSKPPDLPDAHEEREPAADGERWAASVVEPDPRFDHDDVHSVHRMIRAVLDHYPGRLVVGEVWVGDSARFSRYIRPDELHLGFNFRLVRAPFDAGAIRTAIEQSLTAVADVGAPPAWTLSNHDVSRPVTRYGGGATGLARARAMALVELALPGVVYLYNGEELGLPDVELPDDALQDPMWELSAHTRRGRDRCRVPIPWEGSAPGYGFTPGDPWLPMPPDYGKLVAAEQLEDTGSMLSLVRRAIELRKTHPGFEGEELEWFGAPEGCFAFRRAGTTFVCALNTSSDAVPLPPGETILASGPLADGMLPPDTAAWLA, translated from the coding sequence GTGGTGTATCAGATCTACGTCCGGTCGTTCTCGGACGCGGACGGCGACGGCATCGGTGACCTCGATGGCATCCGGGCCCGGCTCGGATACCTCGAGCTGCTCGGCGTGGACGCGATCTGGCTGACCCCCTTCTACACCTCGCCGATGGCCGACCACGGCTACGACGTGGCCGACCCGCGCGACGTCGACCCGGTGTTCGGCGACCTCGCCGCGTTCGACCGCCTCATCGCCGACGCCCACGAGCACGGCCTGCGCGTCACGATCGACCTCGTCCCGAACCACACGTCCCGGGAGCACGAGTGGTTCCGCGTGGCGCTGGACGCCGCGCCTGGCAGCCCGGAGCGGGCCCGTTACCACTTCCGCCGCGGCCGCGGGCCGAACGGCGACGAACCGCCCAACAACTGGCAGAGCGTCTTCGGCGGGCCCGCGTGGACCAGGGTGCAGGACCCGGACGGCAGCCCTGGCGAGTGGTACCTGCACCTGTTCGCCCCCGACCAGCCGGATCTGAACTGGACCAACGCCGAGGTGTGGGCCGACCTGGAGAAGACGCTGCGGTTCTGGCTCGACCGCGGCGTCGACGGGTTCCGGATCGACGTCGCCCACGGCATGAGCAAGCCACCGGACCTCCCGGACGCGCACGAGGAGCGCGAGCCCGCCGCCGACGGCGAGCGGTGGGCCGCCTCGGTCGTCGAGCCGGACCCGCGCTTCGACCACGACGACGTCCACAGCGTGCACCGGATGATCCGCGCTGTGCTCGACCACTACCCGGGCCGGCTCGTCGTCGGCGAGGTGTGGGTGGGCGACAGCGCCCGGTTCTCCCGCTACATCCGCCCCGACGAGCTGCACCTGGGCTTCAACTTCCGCCTCGTGCGAGCGCCGTTCGATGCCGGCGCCATCCGGACGGCGATCGAGCAGTCGCTCACCGCCGTCGCCGACGTGGGTGCCCCGCCGGCGTGGACCCTGTCGAACCACGACGTCTCCCGGCCCGTCACGCGCTACGGCGGTGGCGCCACCGGCCTCGCGCGGGCCAGGGCGATGGCCCTCGTGGAGCTGGCGCTGCCGGGGGTCGTCTACCTCTACAACGGTGAGGAGCTCGGCCTCCCGGACGTCGAACTGCCCGACGACGCGCTGCAGGACCCGATGTGGGAGCTCTCCGCGCACACCCGCCGGGGCCGCGACCGCTGCCGCGTGCCGATCCCGTGGGAGGGCAGCGCCCCGGGCTACGGGTTCACCCCCGGTGACCCGTGGCTGCCGATGCCGCCCGACTACGGGAAGCTGGTCGCGGCCGAGCAACTCGAGGACACCGGGTCCATGCTGTCGCTGGTGCGGCGGGCGATCGAGCTGCGCAAGACCCACCCTGGCTTCGAGGGCGAGGAGCTGGAGTGGTTCGGCGCCCCCGAGGGCTGCTTCGCGTTCCGCAGGGCCGGCACCACGTTCGTCTGCGCGCTGAACACGTCCAGCGATGCGGTCCCGCTCCCGCCGGGCGAGACCATCCTGGCCAGCGGCCCCCTCGCAGACGGCATGCTCCCGCCCGACACCGCCGCCTGGCTGGCCTGA